A stretch of Schaalia odontolytica DNA encodes these proteins:
- a CDS encoding OB-fold nucleic acid binding domain-containing protein, with protein sequence MASWFAKVGAALGLDKDTRSLDAALDEDLARAARGVTPIRDVTDRSHALVFGTLLGMTYPPEEGAQRVLVATLYDGTDTLELRWPGRSSIPGLSVGQRLEVEGTVGRVGERLVIINPLYRVIAGEG encoded by the coding sequence ATGGCCTCGTGGTTCGCTAAGGTCGGCGCTGCGCTCGGCCTCGACAAGGACACGCGTTCCCTGGACGCAGCTCTTGACGAAGACTTGGCGCGCGCCGCCCGCGGTGTCACGCCGATTCGCGACGTGACCGACCGCTCTCACGCACTCGTGTTCGGCACGCTGCTGGGCATGACGTATCCGCCCGAGGAGGGTGCCCAGCGTGTCCTCGTCGCGACCCTCTACGACGGCACTGACACGCTCGAACTGCGCTGGCCCGGACGCTCCTCCATTCCGGGACTCAGCGTCGGCCAGCGACTCGAGGTCGAAGGCACCGTCGGACGCGTGGGTGAACGCCTCGTCATCATCAACCCGCTGTACCGCGTGATCGCGGGGGAGGGCTGA
- a CDS encoding DUF5998 family protein, with product MDTWTRIERGGFYPKAVQRALRRALGAAEPLATLCQVDTGFDRGSVFRHLTVASLTDRAIVQLHVDEMDGGSATIATAVHRVGDIAGYSTMEVYTDPENASGLSEMTIALDLKGARRLELEPARCDDPNCMADHGLTGTSFPDDMTFRISAAADGQDALDEAMVFVDHLARLMGTRSE from the coding sequence ATGGACACATGGACCCGTATCGAACGTGGGGGCTTCTACCCCAAGGCCGTGCAGCGTGCGCTGCGCCGCGCTCTGGGCGCCGCGGAGCCGCTGGCGACGCTGTGCCAGGTGGATACGGGTTTCGACCGCGGATCGGTCTTCCGACACCTGACGGTCGCCTCGCTGACGGACCGCGCCATCGTTCAGCTCCACGTCGACGAGATGGACGGCGGATCGGCGACGATCGCGACGGCCGTGCACCGCGTGGGCGACATCGCCGGGTACTCCACGATGGAGGTCTACACGGACCCCGAGAACGCGAGCGGCCTGTCCGAGATGACGATCGCCCTGGACCTGAAGGGCGCGCGCCGCCTTGAGCTCGAGCCCGCCCGCTGCGACGACCCGAATTGCATGGCCGACCACGGCCTGACGGGCACGTCCTTCCCCGACGACATGACCTTCCGCATCTCCGCGGCCGCCGACGGTCAGGATGCTCTCGACGAGGCAATGGTCTTCGTCGATCATCTCGCTCGCCTGATGGGGACCCGCAGTGAGTGA
- a CDS encoding alkaline phosphatase family protein — translation MSERELTLDLPGADLPGAGDPVITDVIAGALSSIDSSLPGASPQAGGALGIEAGAEQLLLILVDGLGYELIQDHLGHTPTLRRVRDDIRSIHTVVPSTTAAAITAFGTGARPGTTNMVGFSVAYGGSIMNLLAMEGGPAPTEWQPTPTYFERLAAVGVSSAVISPARFAGSGLTGAALRGARHVPAESLSDRVSAALRELRAGTPVVYLYWSEIDHAGHSSGVGSDAWIGCLEEFDAGLSALLRGLPAGVRTVMTADHGMINVEHSALVDVAATPALREGVRIVAGETRAVHVHAQEGHAADVEARWRDVLGESAWILSRDQMGALIGPGDGASIIGDLLVLARGNGGIVDSRTQSASAIAMPGVHGSLTSTEMRIPVIVLS, via the coding sequence GTGAGTGAGCGTGAACTGACGCTGGACCTGCCCGGCGCCGACCTGCCCGGCGCGGGCGATCCGGTCATTACGGACGTCATCGCTGGTGCCCTCTCGTCGATCGATTCCTCTCTGCCCGGCGCCTCCCCGCAGGCGGGCGGCGCCCTCGGGATCGAGGCCGGGGCTGAGCAGCTGCTCCTCATCCTCGTGGACGGGCTCGGATACGAGCTGATCCAGGATCACTTGGGGCACACGCCGACGCTGCGCCGCGTGCGAGACGATATTCGCTCGATCCACACGGTCGTCCCCTCGACGACCGCCGCGGCCATCACGGCTTTTGGCACGGGTGCACGCCCCGGCACCACCAACATGGTGGGCTTCTCCGTCGCCTACGGCGGCAGCATCATGAACCTGCTGGCCATGGAGGGTGGGCCGGCGCCCACCGAGTGGCAGCCCACGCCCACCTACTTTGAGCGCCTGGCTGCGGTGGGCGTGTCCTCCGCCGTCATCTCGCCCGCGCGCTTTGCCGGTTCCGGGCTGACGGGAGCGGCGCTGCGCGGAGCACGCCACGTGCCCGCAGAGTCGCTCAGTGACCGCGTGAGCGCCGCGCTGCGCGAGCTGCGCGCCGGCACGCCCGTCGTCTACCTCTACTGGTCCGAGATCGACCACGCCGGCCACAGCTCCGGCGTCGGATCGGACGCGTGGATCGGCTGCCTCGAAGAATTCGACGCGGGGCTGTCCGCGCTGCTGCGCGGCCTACCCGCGGGCGTGCGGACCGTCATGACGGCTGACCACGGCATGATCAACGTGGAGCACTCCGCCCTCGTGGACGTGGCCGCGACGCCCGCTCTGCGCGAGGGCGTGCGCATCGTCGCCGGCGAGACACGAGCCGTGCACGTACACGCGCAGGAGGGCCACGCCGCCGACGTGGAGGCGCGCTGGCGCGACGTCCTGGGGGAGAGCGCGTGGATCCTCTCGCGCGACCAGATGGGCGCGCTCATCGGCCCCGGAGACGGTGCATCGATCATCGGCGACCTGCTGGTCCTCGCCCGAGGAAACGGTGGGATCGTGGATTCACGGACCCAGAGCGCCTCGGCGATCGCGATGCCGGGCGTTCACGGCTCGCTCACCTCGACGGAGATGCGCATCCCCGTCATCGTCCTGTCGTAG
- a CDS encoding DUF3710 domain-containing protein, protein MFGRKKKTVEEEIEEVEALPRLSDEDAAIWSEPGPRNYGEVDTTDGYVDMGSILFPAVQGMQLRTQVADDGTTVLQILVVLGNSGIQMSVAAAPRSGGVWEELREEIRKGFEDQGAKVADYPTRYGNELLVDMPMQMPDGRSATSRMRIIGREGDRWFARIDILGPAAATAEAGADIEKVIDRIVVRRDDYPRTRLELLPVHLPAGAQDA, encoded by the coding sequence ATGTTCGGACGCAAGAAGAAGACTGTCGAAGAAGAGATCGAAGAGGTCGAGGCCCTGCCTCGCCTGAGCGACGAAGACGCTGCGATTTGGAGCGAGCCCGGCCCGCGTAACTACGGGGAGGTCGACACCACCGACGGCTACGTCGATATGGGGTCCATCCTGTTCCCCGCGGTTCAGGGCATGCAGCTGCGCACCCAGGTCGCAGACGACGGCACGACCGTCCTGCAGATCCTCGTCGTGCTCGGAAACTCCGGCATCCAGATGAGCGTTGCAGCCGCACCCCGTTCCGGCGGCGTGTGGGAGGAGCTGCGCGAAGAAATCCGTAAGGGCTTCGAAGATCAGGGTGCCAAGGTCGCCGACTACCCGACGCGTTACGGCAACGAGCTGCTCGTCGACATGCCGATGCAGATGCCCGACGGCCGCTCCGCGACCTCGCGCATGCGCATCATCGGTCGTGAAGGCGACCGCTGGTTCGCGCGCATCGATATCCTCGGACCGGCCGCTGCCACCGCGGAAGCCGGTGCCGACATCGAGAAGGTCATCGACCGCATCGTCGTGCGTCGTGACGACTACCCGCGCACCCGCCTGGAGCTGCTGCCGGTGCACCTGCCCGCGGGTGCTCAGGATGCCTGA
- the sepH gene encoding septation protein SepH, which yields MIELELLGTSADGESLVLTDAQGERYSVLISDELRGATRRDRPRVELAPARPTLAPRDIQALLRAGATPAEIAEQHGMEVSAVERFEAPVQAEKDYALTRARAVRIGDGGPTMGDLVLDRLAARGVDPSSLEWTATREAGEPWQIIVTFVQGAAEHAAHWHLSNSGSLEAIDQEAQWLTEQVSASPTASIFTPMPRTAPAPIVDPSAEDLRNREAIIDQLNAVRGKRQQIDLDLDDEVDEEAEYLAAIAGEEEAPTTEPDTSTGPISARIYSLASARTKAEAPSEPAEDTLFPATGQIPSARPTQTGAIPVASRSPKTEAPASSGVLPWLSDTPASSGEDKGGEEPKAEEQATPAIPMKAVSPSDSTDSAPAEAEESATGSVPAQGVTGSRMARASSKKTRRSVPSWDEILFGSKS from the coding sequence ATGATTGAGCTCGAATTGCTCGGGACCAGCGCCGATGGCGAGTCCCTGGTGCTCACCGATGCCCAGGGTGAACGCTATTCGGTGTTGATTTCCGATGAGCTCCGCGGCGCGACGCGCCGTGATCGTCCGCGAGTGGAGCTGGCGCCCGCTCGTCCGACCCTCGCTCCTCGCGATATTCAGGCTCTCCTGCGCGCCGGCGCAACACCGGCAGAGATCGCGGAGCAGCACGGCATGGAGGTCAGTGCGGTTGAGCGTTTTGAGGCTCCCGTGCAGGCCGAGAAGGATTATGCGCTGACGCGCGCCCGCGCCGTTCGCATTGGCGACGGCGGCCCTACGATGGGCGACCTCGTTCTGGATCGACTGGCGGCGCGCGGCGTCGACCCGTCGTCTCTGGAGTGGACCGCGACGCGCGAGGCCGGGGAGCCCTGGCAGATCATCGTGACCTTCGTGCAGGGTGCGGCCGAGCACGCCGCCCACTGGCACCTGTCGAACTCCGGTTCGCTCGAGGCGATCGATCAGGAGGCTCAGTGGCTGACTGAGCAGGTGTCCGCTTCCCCGACGGCGTCGATCTTCACTCCGATGCCGCGCACCGCGCCAGCTCCCATCGTCGATCCCAGCGCTGAGGACCTGCGTAACCGCGAGGCCATCATCGACCAGCTCAATGCCGTGCGCGGTAAGCGCCAGCAGATTGATTTAGACCTGGACGATGAGGTCGACGAGGAGGCCGAGTACCTGGCAGCTATCGCCGGCGAGGAGGAGGCTCCCACGACGGAGCCCGACACGTCGACGGGCCCGATTTCCGCGCGCATCTATTCCCTCGCGTCGGCGCGGACTAAGGCGGAGGCGCCGTCCGAACCCGCCGAGGACACGCTGTTCCCCGCGACCGGTCAGATCCCGTCTGCCCGTCCGACGCAAACGGGCGCCATCCCGGTAGCGTCCCGCTCCCCCAAGACCGAGGCCCCGGCCTCGTCGGGCGTGCTCCCGTGGCTGTCCGATACCCCCGCGTCCTCCGGTGAGGACAAGGGCGGCGAGGAGCCGAAGGCCGAAGAGCAGGCGACCCCCGCGATCCCCATGAAGGCTGTGTCGCCGTCCGATTCCACTGACTCCGCTCCTGCCGAGGCAGAGGAGAGCGCAACCGGGTCCGTCCCCGCGCAGGGCGTGACGGGTTCGAGGATGGCGCGCGCTTCCTCGAAGAAGACCCGCCGGTCGGTCCCCAGCTGGGACGAGATCCTGTTCGGCTCGAAGTCGTAA
- a CDS encoding DUF3159 domain-containing protein, producing the protein MPTPRWMDQATSEEFSWSRALGGTRGVIEATAPGLLFVIVFVATRALVPTLIAASAVALLACGIRLVQRQGMAQALSGLFGVAIGVIFAAATGRGENYFVWGIATNVAMALAFALSVLCGRSLVAQFYGPLTGLVKGWQSDPAYASLRRSCAAITWMWAGIFALRVAVQAPLWLAGQVAALGVAKLALGLPLFALGAWATWWKLKDYSSPSSSSDSSETGDATN; encoded by the coding sequence ATGCCGACTCCTCGCTGGATGGATCAGGCCACCTCTGAGGAATTCTCCTGGTCACGAGCCCTGGGCGGCACACGCGGCGTCATTGAAGCCACCGCGCCCGGACTCCTCTTCGTCATCGTTTTTGTGGCCACGCGCGCCCTCGTGCCGACGCTCATCGCGGCCTCGGCCGTCGCGTTGCTTGCCTGCGGGATCCGCCTCGTCCAACGCCAGGGGATGGCGCAGGCTCTCTCCGGCCTGTTTGGAGTCGCCATCGGTGTCATCTTCGCGGCGGCGACCGGGCGGGGAGAAAACTACTTCGTCTGGGGCATCGCCACGAACGTGGCCATGGCCCTAGCTTTCGCTCTGTCCGTCCTGTGCGGGAGAAGCCTCGTCGCCCAGTTTTACGGTCCGCTGACCGGCCTGGTGAAGGGCTGGCAGTCCGACCCCGCCTACGCGTCCCTGCGCCGCAGCTGCGCTGCGATCACGTGGATGTGGGCGGGAATCTTCGCGCTGCGCGTCGCCGTGCAGGCACCCTTGTGGCTCGCCGGCCAGGTCGCTGCTCTCGGTGTTGCCAAGCTGGCCCTCGGACTCCCGCTCTTCGCGCTGGGAGCCTGGGCCACCTGGTGGAAGCTGAAGGATTACTCCTCGCCTTCCTCGTCCTCGGACTCCTCCGAGACAGGGGACGCGACCAACTGA
- a CDS encoding DUF4193 domain-containing protein: MATDYDAPRKNEDEVAEDSIEELKSRRNDAGSAEIEEDENEAAENFELPGADLSKEELTVHVVPRQEDEFTCSQCFLVHHASQLDHVDANGAPVCTECAM; this comes from the coding sequence ATGGCAACCGATTACGATGCGCCGCGCAAGAACGAAGACGAGGTCGCAGAGGACTCGATCGAAGAGCTGAAGTCCCGTCGCAACGACGCCGGCTCCGCCGAGATCGAAGAAGACGAAAACGAAGCGGCTGAGAATTTCGAGCTTCCCGGCGCGGACCTGTCAAAGGAGGAACTGACGGTCCACGTCGTTCCCCGCCAGGAAGACGAATTCACCTGCTCGCAGTGCTTCCTCGTGCACCACGCGTCGCAGCTCGACCACGTGGACGCCAACGGCGCCCCCGTGTGCACCGAGTGCGCGATGTGA